One genomic region from Candidatus Bathyarchaeota archaeon encodes:
- a CDS encoding anaerobic ribonucleoside-triphosphate reductase activating protein produces the protein MSTRVRVGGFVDLSTVDWHGHLTFIIFAAGCNFKCPFCSNGTLIPLNSGEETSLVNLQSRILRNLPLLDAVGFTGGEPTLQPKAILEMFQWAKSRGLKTFLNTNGSNPQQVKMLIDGKLVDYVALDVKAPLSSDVYGKVIGFTQDVSGVVNRVKETMRVCREANVPLEVRTTVVPRLIDDEASIGKIARSVRDYCYAYVLQQFYPFEEVLDPAFRSVMPPRREALLELAKVAVREGIENVYIRTREHGMEKVIK, from the coding sequence ATGTCCACTAGAGTTCGAGTGGGGGGTTTTGTTGATTTATCAACGGTTGATTGGCATGGCCACCTGACTTTCATAATTTTTGCTGCTGGTTGTAACTTTAAATGCCCGTTCTGTTCAAATGGGACTCTTATCCCCCTTAACTCGGGTGAAGAAACTTCTTTGGTTAATCTCCAAAGTAGAATTCTTAGGAATCTTCCGCTTCTTGACGCAGTTGGCTTTACGGGTGGTGAGCCGACACTTCAACCTAAAGCTATTTTAGAAATGTTTCAATGGGCAAAGAGTCGGGGGCTAAAAACTTTCTTGAACACTAATGGGAGCAACCCGCAACAGGTGAAGATGCTTATTGACGGGAAACTCGTTGATTACGTCGCTCTAGACGTGAAAGCTCCACTATCTTCTGATGTTTATGGTAAGGTGATTGGATTTACTCAGGATGTTTCCGGTGTCGTGAATCGGGTTAAGGAAACTATGCGCGTTTGTAGGGAAGCCAATGTGCCCCTTGAGGTTAGAACAACCGTGGTTCCTAGGCTTATCGATGATGAAGCTTCAATAGGTAAAATTGCGCGGTCTGTAAGGGACTACTGCTATGCCTACGTTCTTCAACAATTCTACCCCTTCGAAGAGGTTCTTGATCCCGCGTTCAGGAGTGTTATGCCACCTAGGCGTGAGGCACTTCTAGAGTTAGCTAAGGTTGCGGTAAGAGAAGGGATTGAGAATGTTTACATTAGAACTCGAGAACATGGGATGGAGAAGGTGATAAAGTGA
- the fliE gene encoding flagellar hook-basal body complex protein FliE, whose translation MPGSGKSLVAKIAMEMGFSVVVMGDVIREETERRGLKITPENMGAVMLRLREEYGATVVAERCVSKIRAVTGSKVLVDGVRSIIEVDEFRRHFPDFILVAIHSSPETRFQRIYRRRRTDDPQSWREFMERDLRELQVGVGAAIAMADYMLINETTPTQLRKAVEKLLRKVI comes from the coding sequence ATGCCAGGTTCCGGAAAATCTTTAGTCGCTAAAATAGCGATGGAAATGGGCTTCTCTGTTGTTGTCATGGGCGATGTGATACGGGAAGAAACTGAGCGTCGGGGTTTGAAGATTACGCCGGAGAATATGGGTGCTGTTATGCTTAGGCTTCGAGAGGAGTATGGGGCGACGGTTGTAGCTGAACGCTGTGTTTCAAAGATCCGGGCCGTAACAGGTTCTAAAGTTCTCGTGGATGGAGTGAGGAGCATCATTGAAGTTGACGAATTTCGGAGGCATTTTCCAGACTTTATTTTAGTGGCTATTCATTCTTCCCCTGAAACTCGTTTTCAGAGAATATATCGGCGCCGGAGAACCGATGATCCTCAAAGCTGGAGGGAATTCATGGAAAGAGACTTGAGAGAACTACAGGTAGGTGTAGGTGCAGCTATCGCGATGGCTGATTATATGTTAATTAATGAGACGACACCGACGCAACTTCGAAAGGCTGTGGAAAAACTGCTGAGGAAGGTTATTTAG
- the thpR gene encoding RNA 2',3'-cyclic phosphodiesterase — protein sequence MPLEKIRCFIAFDIDDETILTRLGETQEQLVRTGADLKLVETQNIHVTLRFLGEIAPQLVNSIQEEMKMVKFSSFDIELRGLGVFPNLRHPNVVWVGIKKGAEELKGIFAQLEPRLRALGLRPDVRGFSPHITIARVKSGRNKTELIAQIAQMENLELGVMKADALRLKKSILTPRGPIYSTLYEVRPQI from the coding sequence GTGCCGCTGGAAAAAATAAGATGCTTCATCGCTTTTGATATAGACGATGAAACAATTTTAACTCGACTCGGCGAAACCCAGGAGCAGTTAGTTAGGACAGGCGCCGATCTTAAACTGGTCGAAACCCAGAATATTCATGTAACCCTTCGCTTCCTAGGCGAGATCGCTCCACAACTAGTGAACTCTATCCAAGAAGAAATGAAAATGGTAAAATTTTCCAGTTTCGACATCGAGCTTCGGGGACTTGGCGTATTCCCAAACTTAAGGCATCCAAATGTAGTTTGGGTCGGTATAAAGAAAGGTGCTGAGGAACTCAAAGGCATTTTTGCCCAACTTGAACCGAGGCTCCGAGCGCTTGGGTTAAGACCAGATGTAAGGGGCTTCAGCCCCCATATTACCATTGCACGCGTCAAATCTGGTCGTAATAAAACAGAGTTAATTGCACAGATCGCTCAGATGGAAAATCTCGAACTCGGCGTCATGAAGGCTGATGCTCTGAGACTTAAAAAAAGTATTCTAACACCGAGGGGCCCAATATATTCAACTCTCTACGAGGTAAGACCTCAAATATGA
- the cca gene encoding CCA tRNA nucleotidyltransferase, giving the protein MKIGNVSQIVLGKIVPGSTERKSITTLAEMMRSKVDKAAREAGVPAEVRINGSVAKDTWLSKDVDIDIFMRVPPTLSRKELGTVCLNIAKKATIGYRQLERFAEHPYLETWIKGTRVNIVPCYKVERGQWVSATDRTPFHTEYVKTHLSDNLKNEVRLLKRFMKGIGVYGAEIKVKGFSGYLCELLILRYQSFYKVLTAAATSWNKGVIIDLEKYYNGREDEVKKLFAASLIIVDPVDSGRNVAAAVSNEKLSEFIAASNAFIKQPNLEFFYPPDSKPIETKLLSRTLKKRGNDLLFIKIGEIKAVPDILWGQLYKTQRSLKNLLKQNDFEVLRSAVWSDEELNHIIIFELENAVISPFKKHLGPPVGSREAEKFLRKHHGSVNTVSGPWIEEGRWVVYTRRRYNNATQLVQDALANGGRDIGVAELVAKSIRKSQAILLNEKILDYYAANPDFARFFTDYLIGRPKWLG; this is encoded by the coding sequence ATGAAAATTGGAAACGTCTCCCAGATAGTCCTAGGTAAAATTGTTCCAGGTTCCACTGAGAGAAAATCGATTACAACACTCGCTGAAATGATGAGAAGTAAAGTTGATAAAGCAGCACGAGAGGCAGGCGTACCAGCTGAAGTCAGAATTAACGGTTCAGTTGCGAAGGATACATGGCTAAGCAAGGACGTTGACATCGATATTTTTATGCGAGTACCCCCCACCCTAAGCCGAAAAGAGCTTGGCACGGTTTGCCTTAACATCGCAAAAAAGGCTACTATTGGTTACCGTCAATTAGAACGTTTCGCGGAGCATCCCTACCTTGAAACTTGGATAAAGGGAACTAGAGTGAATATCGTTCCTTGCTACAAGGTAGAACGAGGACAATGGGTCAGCGCAACAGACAGAACGCCTTTCCATACAGAGTACGTGAAAACACATCTTTCAGACAATCTCAAGAATGAAGTACGCCTCCTCAAACGGTTCATGAAGGGAATAGGAGTTTATGGCGCAGAAATCAAAGTTAAAGGATTCAGCGGATATCTCTGCGAACTTTTGATCCTTCGATACCAATCCTTCTATAAAGTTTTAACCGCGGCTGCAACTTCCTGGAATAAGGGAGTGATTATTGACCTAGAGAAATACTATAACGGTCGTGAAGACGAGGTGAAAAAGCTGTTTGCGGCCTCGCTTATTATCGTTGACCCAGTTGACAGTGGCAGAAATGTTGCAGCAGCGGTTTCAAATGAAAAGTTAAGTGAATTCATAGCTGCCTCCAATGCTTTCATAAAGCAACCAAATCTCGAATTCTTCTATCCTCCAGATTCGAAACCTATTGAAACTAAATTACTTAGCCGAACCTTGAAAAAACGGGGAAATGACCTACTCTTCATAAAAATCGGCGAAATAAAGGCTGTTCCAGACATTCTTTGGGGGCAATTATATAAGACGCAAAGATCGCTCAAGAACCTTCTTAAGCAAAATGATTTTGAAGTCCTCCGCTCCGCAGTTTGGAGCGACGAAGAACTCAACCATATAATAATCTTTGAACTAGAAAATGCGGTAATTTCACCCTTTAAAAAACATCTAGGCCCTCCAGTTGGATCCCGAGAAGCCGAAAAATTCCTGCGAAAACATCACGGAAGCGTGAACACCGTGTCCGGACCGTGGATTGAGGAGGGCCGATGGGTTGTGTATACCCGTCGAAGATACAATAATGCCACCCAACTTGTTCAGGATGCGCTTGCCAATGGGGGCAGAGACATAGGAGTCGCTGAGCTAGTCGCTAAAAGCATACGGAAATCACAGGCAATTTTACTTAACGAAAAAATATTAGACTACTACGCTGCAAACCCGGATTTCGCTAGATTTTTCACCGACTATCTTATAGGAAGGCCAAAATGGCTTGGCTGA
- the rnz gene encoding ribonuclease Z produces the protein MQVIFLGTSGGIPTARRSLPAIAIKRGGELILFDCGEGTQRQMILAKVGFCRKTRIFITHMHGDHVLGLPGLFQTMSLLDRTERLDIYGPTGIRNFVEAIRQTVRFTLTFPIAVHEIEEGIAYKNQEYEVYATWVDHSIPTLAYALVERERPGKFYPDKARKLGVPEGPLWAKLKQGEEIRLHNGRIIRPDEVVGPPRPGRKIAYSSDTKQTEAVVKLAEKADLLIHEATLDDKLKEKAEEEGHSTAGQAAETAAKAKAKRLFLFHISARYEDPSILLEQASKVFQHVQVAEDLMKVEVPYSE, from the coding sequence ATGCAAGTAATTTTCTTGGGAACAAGCGGTGGAATCCCAACAGCACGCAGAAGTCTTCCAGCAATCGCCATTAAACGCGGGGGTGAGTTGATTTTATTTGATTGTGGTGAAGGCACCCAGCGACAAATGATCTTAGCTAAAGTTGGGTTCTGCCGAAAAACCCGCATCTTCATCACTCACATGCACGGTGATCATGTGCTAGGGTTGCCAGGCCTCTTCCAAACAATGTCCCTGCTTGACAGAACTGAGAGATTAGACATCTACGGTCCAACGGGTATCCGAAACTTCGTAGAAGCAATTAGGCAAACAGTACGCTTCACATTAACTTTTCCAATAGCAGTCCATGAAATAGAGGAAGGAATCGCCTATAAAAACCAAGAATATGAGGTTTACGCAACATGGGTTGATCATAGCATACCAACTTTGGCATACGCTCTAGTTGAAAGAGAAAGACCAGGAAAGTTCTACCCTGACAAAGCAAGAAAGCTTGGTGTCCCCGAAGGCCCGCTTTGGGCTAAACTTAAACAAGGTGAAGAAATCCGCCTCCATAACGGTCGTATAATCAGACCTGATGAAGTAGTAGGTCCCCCGCGACCTGGTCGAAAAATCGCATATTCGTCGGATACAAAACAGACAGAAGCCGTGGTAAAACTGGCAGAAAAAGCAGACCTTCTTATCCACGAAGCTACACTAGATGACAAACTTAAAGAGAAAGCCGAAGAAGAAGGCCACTCAACAGCTGGACAAGCCGCTGAAACCGCAGCTAAAGCGAAGGCGAAACGTCTTTTCCTCTTCCATATCAGCGCCCGCTATGAAGACCCAAGCATCCTCCTAGAGCAAGCTAGCAAGGTCTTCCAACATGTTCAAGTAGCTGAAGACTTGATGAAAGTCGAGGTCCCGTATTCAGAGTAG
- a CDS encoding sugar phosphate isomerase/epimerase, translating to MKIGFSSLYLADQPFSTLVHAIEHSAIKYWELSDEDCLAFNMKRIRILNELKASFGLEYVVHAPWGDLNIASLNPFFRRFMLKRLIRSLNFASLLEARLWVFHPGAHSGLSILHPGKDLKVQLASVQELLKIADDLGVSISIENMPEPSMMILKRVEDFEMFYHEAAVEDVSIAFDVGHANTVGQVHDFLERLHEKIVHIHVHDNRGVMDEHLPIGKGTVDWVSIISFLRREHFDGLIIIETLENPLESFQKMKALYSEYGTSTFIKSSAT from the coding sequence ATGAAAATTGGGTTTTCTTCACTATATCTTGCTGATCAACCCTTCAGTACTCTTGTTCATGCTATAGAGCATAGTGCTATAAAGTATTGGGAACTCAGCGATGAAGACTGTTTAGCCTTTAACATGAAACGGATTCGGATTTTAAATGAACTCAAGGCTTCGTTTGGGCTAGAATACGTGGTCCACGCACCTTGGGGTGATTTGAACATTGCCTCCTTAAACCCATTTTTTAGAAGGTTTATGCTAAAGCGACTTATACGTTCATTGAATTTCGCAAGCCTTTTAGAGGCTCGTTTATGGGTTTTTCATCCGGGTGCGCATTCAGGTCTAAGTATTTTGCATCCTGGAAAAGATCTAAAAGTACAGTTGGCGTCTGTACAGGAACTTCTTAAGATTGCGGACGATCTTGGAGTTTCAATATCAATCGAGAATATGCCTGAACCTTCAATGATGATCTTGAAGAGGGTCGAGGATTTTGAGATGTTTTATCATGAGGCGGCCGTAGAGGATGTTAGCATAGCATTTGATGTTGGGCATGCAAATACTGTAGGTCAGGTTCATGATTTTTTAGAACGTTTACATGAAAAAATTGTGCATATCCATGTCCACGATAATCGTGGTGTAATGGACGAGCATCTACCGATTGGTAAGGGGACGGTTGATTGGGTTTCAATAATCAGTTTTCTCCGAAGGGAACATTTTGATGGGCTGATAATTATTGAAACCTTAGAAAATCCGTTAGAAAGTTTTCAAAAAATGAAGGCACTCTACTCTGAATACGGGACCTCGACTTTCATCAAGTCTTCAGCTACTTGA
- a CDS encoding serine/threonine protein kinase, producing the protein MADIAVPIDRLHNKRYGKVLCYPKFSAEELRSRIGELKNLGVKAIQFAGPKMACDLHVLGKGCVSIVVTALTETGKTALKIRRTDADRSSMTHETEMLKKANSINVGPTLLGATQNFILMELIEGPWLPDWITSIKGRGKAKRVRRTLRLLLEDCWKLDQIGLDHGELSRATKHVIVDPGDRPRIVDFETASIMRKPSNVTSICQYLFIGSHVARKIQRVHGLIQRENLIHNLRNYKKEPTLENFAKILSSCRLENI; encoded by the coding sequence TTGGCTGACATCGCTGTTCCAATAGATAGACTTCACAATAAACGCTATGGCAAGGTTCTATGTTACCCTAAATTCTCTGCCGAAGAGCTTAGGTCCAGAATAGGGGAGCTAAAAAATCTTGGAGTAAAAGCTATTCAGTTTGCCGGTCCGAAGATGGCTTGCGACTTGCATGTACTTGGGAAGGGCTGTGTAAGTATCGTTGTCACCGCCCTAACGGAAACGGGTAAAACCGCACTAAAAATTCGGCGAACTGACGCTGACCGAAGCAGCATGACACATGAAACTGAAATGCTGAAGAAAGCAAATTCGATAAATGTTGGCCCAACTTTACTCGGAGCCACCCAAAACTTCATACTCATGGAACTAATCGAAGGTCCATGGCTTCCCGATTGGATTACCAGCATAAAAGGTCGCGGAAAAGCTAAGAGAGTTAGGCGAACTCTTCGACTATTACTTGAAGATTGTTGGAAGCTAGACCAAATAGGACTTGACCATGGCGAACTTAGCCGAGCAACAAAACATGTCATCGTAGACCCCGGTGACCGCCCCCGAATAGTCGACTTTGAAACAGCAAGCATTATGCGAAAACCGTCTAATGTCACTTCAATCTGCCAATACCTCTTCATAGGAAGCCACGTTGCTAGGAAAATTCAGCGAGTACATGGCTTGATTCAACGTGAAAACCTCATCCATAACTTGAGAAATTACAAAAAAGAACCAACGCTTGAGAACTTTGCAAAAATATTATCAAGTTGCAGACTAGAAAATATCTAA